A DNA window from Mastomys coucha isolate ucsf_1 unplaced genomic scaffold, UCSF_Mcou_1 pScaffold21, whole genome shotgun sequence contains the following coding sequences:
- the Ftl gene encoding ferritin light chain, translating into MTSQIRQNYSTEVEAAVNRLVNLHLRASYTYLSLGFFFDRDDVALEGVGHFFRELAEEKREGAERLLKFQNDRGGRALFQDVQKPSQDEWGKTQEAMEAALALEKNLNQALLDLHALGSARTDPHLCDFLESHFLDKEVKLIKKMGNHLTNLRRVAGPQPAQTSAPQGSLGEYLFERLTLKHD; encoded by the exons ATGACCTCTCAGATTCGTCAGAATTATTCCACCGAAGTGGAAGCTGCCGTGAACCGCCTGGTCAACTTGCACCTGCGGGCCTCCTACACCTACCTCTCTCTG GGCTTCTTTTTTGATCGGGATGACGTGGCTCTGGAGGGCGTAGGCCACTTCTTCCGCGAATTGGCCGAGGAGAAACGCGAGGGTGCCGAGCGTCTCCTCAAGTTTCAGAACGATCGCGGGGGCCGTGCACTCTTCCAGGATGTGCAG AAGCCATCTCAAGATGAATGGGGTAAAACCCAGGAGGCCATGGAAGCTGCCTTGGCCCTGGAGAAGAACCTGAACCAGGCCCTCTTGGATCTGCATGCCCTGGGTTCTGCCCGCACAGACCCTCAT CTTTGTGACTTCTTGGAAAGTCACTTCCTGGATAAGGAGGTGAAGCTCATCAAGAAGATGGGCAACCACCTGACCAACCTCCGTAGGGTGGCAGGACCACAACCAGCGCAGACCAGCGCGCCCCAGGGATCTCTGGGCGAGTATCTCTTTGAGCGCCTCACTCTGAAGCACGACTAG